The Falco cherrug isolate bFalChe1 chromosome 6, bFalChe1.pri, whole genome shotgun sequence genome window below encodes:
- the EFHC1 gene encoding EF-hand domain-containing protein 1, with product MSSKPVPGLPFLPGYAFRDPMKTSFHRSQTLGYKNGFAFSRLPTVGIGRERLYTNQLSQAELDELSNKRPTLTYGQARQAPPSSFIPAHVAFDKKILKFDAYFQEDVPLSAEENYRIRQVRIYYYLEDDSMSVIEPVVQNSGLPQGKLMRRHRVPKNDRGDHYHWKDLNRGMNITMYGRTYRIVNCDLFTQVFLESQGIELNPPEKMVFDPYTELRRMAMRKYTTPSDFDQLKQFLTYDKQVLRFYAMWDDTDSIFGENRPYIIHYYLADDTVEVREVYKQNDGRDPFPILIKRQRLPKTFVDKKKTFPSCVLEISDQEVLEWYTAKDFAVGKSTTLLGRTFFIYDCDEFTRNFYCDKFGITDFQPVEIKKKPLEEVPQVIPPYNGFGILEDSLQNCFSLFPKPPRKDVIKMLENDHKVLRYQVALESPNPEDRKRRFILSYFLSNDMISIYEPPVRNSGIIGGKYLRKTRVAKPGSTTENAMYYEPSDFTIGSTIEVFGHRFVITDADEYVLNYMESNAESFPEATLQSLRDHFHPRQVVKETANSDIPTFGTNKQELDELIVQVQEELKLHKYLNNKNIWEAFLQCDKDGSGVLDKTKFLALCDSLSVPTNTVLLNKVIDLCSCGEDKINYHDFLRAFPS from the exons ATGAGCTCGAAGCCGGTGCCGGGCTTGCCCTTCCTCCCGGGCTATGCCTTCAGGGATCCCATG aaaacatcttttcatcGGTCCCAGACACTGGGCTACAAAAATGGATTTGCCTTTTCACGGCTGCCCACAGTGGGGATTGGCAGGGAGCGACTATATACGAATCAGCTTTCTCAAGCTGAATTAGATGAATTATCCAACAAGAGACCCACGCTGACGTATGGGCAAGCCAGGCAGGCTCCACCTTCCAGCTTCATACCAGCACACGTGGCTTTTGACAAAAAG ATTTTGAAGTTTGATGCCTATTTCCAGGAAGATGTACCTCTCTCTGCAGAAGAGAATTACCGGATCCGCCAAGTGCGTATCTATTACTACTTGGAAGATGACAGCATGTCCGTCATAGAACCTGTTGTGCAGAACTCTGGTCTTCCTCAAGGCAAACTTATGAGACGCCACCGGGTGCCCAAGAATGACCGTGGGGATCATTACCACTGGAAGGATCTAAATCGGGGCATGAACATCACTATGTATGGCAGGACCTACCGAATAGTCAACTGTGACCTGTTCACGCAG GTGTTCCTGGAGAGCCAAGGAATTGAACTGAACCCTCCAGAGAAAATGGTTTTTGATCCTTACACAGAACTGCGTCGGATGGCTATGCGCAAGTACACCACACCATCAGATTTCGACCAACTGAAACAGTTTCTGACTTACGACAAGCAG GTTCTTCGCTTCTACGCCATGTGGGATGACACTGACAGCATCTTTGGTGAGAATCGGCCTTACATCATCCATTACTACTTGGCAGATGACACGGTGGAGGTTCGGGAAGTCTACAAGCAAAATGATGGTAGAGACCCATTCCCAATACTGATAAAACGCCAACGCTTACCCAAAACCTTTGTGGACAAGAAAA AGACCTTCCCAAGCTGTGTGCTGGAGATCTCTGATCAGGAGGTACTTGAGTGGTACACAGCTAAAGATTTTGCTGTTGGCAAATCTACCACCCTCCTCGGACGCACCTTCTTCATCTATGATTGCGATGAGTTCACACGAAACTTCTACTGTGACAAATTTGGCATCACAGACTTTCAGCCAgtggaaataaagaagaaaccACTTGAGGAAGTTCCACAG GTAATTCCTCCCTATAATGGTTTTGGCATCCTTGAAGACTCTCTCCAgaactgcttttctctgtttccaaaGCCTCCCCGGAAAGATGTAATTAAGATGCTAGAGAATGACCACAAGGTGCTGCGATACCAGGTGGCCCTG GAATCACCAAACCCCGAGGACAGAAAGCGTCGCTTCATCCTCTCTTATTTCCTCTCCAATGATATGATCAGCATCTATGAACCCCCAGTCCGTAACTCTGGCATCATTGGAGGCAAATACTTACGCAAGACCAGAGTTGCCAAACCAGGCTCTACTACAGAGAATGCCATGTACTATGAGCCCTCTGACTTCACCATTGGTTCTACAATTGAAG TGTTTGGTCACAGATTTGTTATCACTGATGCTGATGAATATGTGCTTAATTACATGGAGAGCAATGCAGAGAGTTTCCCTGAGGCAACACTGCAATCCCTGAGGGATCATTTTCACCCACGGCAGGTGGTAAAAGAGACTGCCAACAG TGACATCCCCACCTTTGGGACCAACAAGCAGGAACTGGATGAATTAATTGTGCAGGTTCAGGAAGAGCTGAAGCTCCATAAGTACttgaacaacaaaaacatttggGAGGCATTTCTTCAGTGTGACAAGGATGGCTCTGGCGTCCtggacaaaacaaaatttttagcCCTTTGTGACAGCTTGAGTGTGCCGACCAACACCGTTCTTCTTAACAAG gtgaTTGACCTATGTTCATGTGGAGAAGACAAGATAAACTACCATGACTTCCTCAGAGCCTTCCCCTCGTGA
- the PAQR8 gene encoding membrane progestin receptor beta yields the protein MTAILERISTLSLSGQHLSRLPRLLEDGFPKMPCTVKECEVPQLFREPYIHTGYRPTGQDWRYYFLSLFQKHNEVVNVWTHLLAALAVLLRFKTFVEAEQLPMDAWSLPLLIFVLSSVTYLTCSLLAHLLQSKSELYHYTFYFVDYVGVSIYQYGSALAHFYYSSDQAWYDKFWLFFLPAAAFCGWLSCAGCCYAKYRYRRPYPIMRKMCQVIPAGLAFILDISPVAHRVIVCHLGGCEEDAAWYHTYQILFFLISAYFFSCPVPEKYFPGSCDIVGHAHQIFHTFLAICTLSQLEAILLDYKSRQEIFLKRHGPFSVYLSCISFFGLVACSAVTAYILRCRIKACLAKKDS from the coding sequence ATGACAGCCATCCTGGAGCGGATCAGCACACTGTCCCTCAGTGGGCAGCATCTCAGCCGtctccccaggctgctggaggATGGCTTCCCCAAGATGCCTTGCACAGTCAAAGAGTGTGAGGTGCCGCAGCTCTTCCGTGAGCCGTACATCCACACTGGGTACCGTCCCACTGGCCAGGACTGGCGGTACTACTTTCTTAGCCTCTTCCAGAAGCACAATGAGGTGGTCAATGTATGGACTCACCTCCTGGCAgcgctggctgtgctgctgagatTTAAGACATTCGTGGAGGCTGAGCAGTTACCCATGGACGCATGGTCCTTGCCTTTGCTCATCTTTGTTCTCTCCTCTGTCACCTACCTGACCTGCAGCCTCTTGGCCCACTTGCTGCAGTCCAAATCGGAGCTATACCACTACACCTTCTACTTCGTGGACTATGTTGGAGTCAGCATCTACCAGTATGGTAGTGCCCTGGCTCATTTCTACTACAGCTCTGACCAAGCCTGGTATGACAAGttctggcttttcttcctgccggcagctgctttctgtggctGGCTGTCTTGTGCCGGCTGCTGCTACGCGAAATACCGGTACCGACGGCCTTACCCCATCATGAGGAAGATGTGCCAGGTGATCCCAGCCGGGCTGGCGTTCATCTTGGATATTAGTCCTGTTGCTCACCGGGTGATTGTGTGTCATCTGGGGGGCTGTGAGGAAGATGCTGCTTGGTACCACACATACcagatactgttttttcttatcAGTGCTTATTTCTTCTCCTGCCCAGTCCCTGAGAAGTACTTCCCTGGATCCTGTGATATCGTTGGCCATGCCCACCAGATCTTCCACACCTTCCTGGCCATCTGCACCCTATCACAGCTGGAGGCCATTCTTTTGGATTAcaagagcaggcaggagatTTTCCTGAAGAGACATGGGCCTTTCTCTGTTTATCTCTCCTGCATCTCTTTTTTTGGCCTGGTGGCTTGTAGTGCTGTCACAGCTTACATCCTGCGATGCAGGATCAAGGCCTGCCTGGCTAAAAAGGACTCCTGA